The Acinonyx jubatus isolate Ajub_Pintada_27869175 chromosome B3, VMU_Ajub_asm_v1.0, whole genome shotgun sequence genomic interval GGCAGCCTCGGGTTCCCAAAGGCCTGAAGAATCCaccagggccctggggctggcCTCTGCTCGGGCACGTGCTGACCTTGGGGAAGAACCCACATCTGGTGCTGGCAAGGCTGAGCCAGCGTTACGGGGACGTGCTGCAAATCCGCATCGGCTCCACACCCGTGCTGGTGCTCAGCGGCCTGGACACCATCCGGCAGGCCCTGGTGCGTCAGGGTGATGATTTCAAGGGGCGGCCCGATCTCTACAGCTTCACTCTGATCTCTGAGGGCCAAAGCATGACCTTCAGCCCAGACTCTGGACCGGTGTGGGCTGCCCGCAGGCGCCTGGCCCAGAATGCCCTGAAGAGTTTCTCCATTGCTTCAGACCCGGCTTCCTCATCCTCCTGCTACCTGGAAGACCATGTGAGCAAGGAGGCTGAGTACCTCATTGGCAAGTTCCAGGAGCTGATGGCAAAGGTTGGGCACTTTGACCCCTACAGATATGTAGTGGTGTCAGTGGCCAATGTCATCTGCGCCATGTGTTTTGGCCGGCGCTATGACCATGATGACCAAGAGCTGCTTAGCTTAGTCAACCTGAGTAATGAGTTCGGGGATGGCGCTGCCTCTGGGAACCCTGTGGACTTCTTCCCCATCCTTCGATACCTACCTAACCCTGCCCTGGATTTCTTCAAGGACGTGAATGAGAAGTTCTCCATCTTCATGCATAAGATGGTCAAGGAACACTACAAAACTTTTGAGAAGGTAcaggctggggagaggtgggtggatggTGGGGAGCAGGTAGGGTTGGGGCCAGAAGGTCAGAGATAAAtggagcagtggggggggggtgtctggtaGGCTCTCAGGGACCTTCCTCCCTGGGGTTTTGAGGCCAGTGGTACAGTGGACTCCATCCTTGGTGGGGAATTGGAACTTTTCCTTGGCtagcctttctttccttctgtcagaCAGCAGTATTTACTGAACAGCCAGTCTGTGCAGAACCCTAGGCCAGTTGTTCTGGGGACCAGGGAGAGTTAAAAAGTTGATCTCCTGGCCTCATGGGAGAGAGAAGGTTAAAGAGCATGTCCAGAGGACACCTCTGTCTCAAGTGTCTCTTGAGTGGGGGCCGCCAGTACTCTGGGCAGGAGGGAGCCTTGAAGAGGTGTGGGAAGCTGGGACGGCAGCCTAGGAGTACAGAAGTCACCTCTTGAAGGAACCAGGCCCAGATGGAGAGGTAGCTCTGGGTTTGGGATCTTGTTCATCTGTGGGCTTTCCCCACCCAGGGTCACATTCGGGATATCACAGACAGCCTGATTGAGCACTGTCAGGACAAGAGGCTGGACGAGAATGCCAATATCCAGCTGTCCGACGAGAAGATTGTTAATGTTGTCTCAGACCTCTTCGGAGCTGGTATGAGCTACCCCATTGTCATTTCCTGTGCCCAACTGCCCTGACCTGccaagcactttatttttttcccctttgtttttccCTGGTCAGGATTTGACACAGTCACAACTGCCATCTCCTGGTGCCTCATGTACCTAGTGACGAGCCCCAATGTACAGGAAAAGATCCAGAAGGAGCTGGGTAGGTGGTGGCTTCCTTTAACAAGACAGAGGGTCTTGCCTCTTCCAGGCAGCCCCTTCATCCATGGTCCTTTATGTTCTACAGATACAGTGATTGGGAGGGAGCGGCAGCCCCGGCTCTCTGACAGACTCCAGCTGCCCTACATGGAAGCATTCATCCTGGAGATCTTCCGACATACCTCCTTCGTCCCTTTCACTATCCCCCATAGGTGAGGCCCCATGCATCCACTCCTCTCTGATCCTGGCCCTTCCTCCAGACCATGTACCTGATCAGGGCTGGTGGAAAGGACATGTATGGGGGGCAGGGAGATCTCTTTGTAGCCCTGAGCTTGACTgagcttccttcctccccagtaCCACAAAAGACACAAGTCTGAGTGGCTTTTACATCCCCAAGGAGCGTTGTGTCTTTGTGAACCAGTGGCAGATCAACCATGACCAGTAAGTTGAGAGGAGGCAGGGGAAACCCTACCCTGTCCCAAGCTGTCCCTGGGCCACTTGCCCATCTCCTACTCTTTGGGGCTGGGGTTCAACCCACTTGATGCTTCGGAGCCCCCAGGCTACCACTTCAGCTGCCTGTCTCTGATTACAGGAAGCTATGGGGTGACCCATCTGAGTTCCGACCAGAACGATTTCTCACTCCTGATGGCACCATCAACAAGGCACTGAGTGAGAAGGTGATTCTCTTTGGTTTGGGAAAGAGGAAGTGCATCGGTGAGACCATTGCCCGCTTGGAGGTCTTTCTCTTCCTGGCCATCCTGCTGCAGCAGGTGGAATTCAGTGTGCCACAGGGCACGAAGGTGGATATGACCCCTATTTATGGGCTGACCATGAAGCATGCCCGCTGTGAACACTTCCAAGTGCGGATGCGCACTTAGGGGTCTGAGAGCCCTGCAGCTTAGACTCTATCTACCTGGCCTGTCTGGGCAGCCAGGCCAGGGGGCTGACctggggtctgggggggggggcggtctaaACCTTGGCCTGAAACTCACAGATATTGGTCTGGCTGAGTTTTGCTGTCTGGGCTGCAGGCAAGCATGAAGGATcatgcctgccccccaccctggacTTGCTCCTTTGCATATTGACCACAGACAATGGACACAGCAGGGGCCAAAAAAGGAGCAGATGGAGCCTTCCAGAGTTGTGCTTGAGGCAGGAGGCTTGGTAGGGTTAGGAAGTCCTCAGGCCCCTGGAGACCTTGAGGGAATTCTCTAGAATCCTCTAAACCCAGTGGCTGGCTGGCTTTCTGTGGGGACTGACTGGTTTGAGAAACATTTAGAGCAGGCAACATCAGGGCCTGTCTAATCTCTTTGACAATTGGGAGCTGCCAAGAGTGAAGGGAAGAGGCAGCTTAGGCACAGAGGTGGTCTCCCAGATTGAATAAGGCTGAGCAGTCTAACCACATGGGTCTGGGATACTGCGATGCCTTCTTCTGTTCTCCCTGCAGGCAGGAACAGGGCTGCATCCTGGCCTCGCAAGGACCCTGTTCCTgtccaggaggggctgggggcttgtGCCTAAGAGGAGCAGAAAACAGAGGGAGTGCCCAGATTCAGGCACCTGAATCAGGTCTCTATGCCCAAtattaaaatgcctttaaaaaatgtttatatgcaagaagttttatattttagccTGCATTGTACTGGCATGCCTTCATTTATCACACGTAAGAGCTTAAGAACAATTTATTGAGTGCAATAGAGAACATTGTAACCCAAGTATCCAGAAATGTGTAAGAAATTTCTACTTAAGCTAAATAAAGATATTATGCAGAAGTCCTATGGTGGAAATGTTTTGAATCTGGAATGAAGCCATCACTCCTCTATATGCCCACTTTGAGCCCAGGCTCATGTTGGATTTTAgtgtgggagaaagaaaaggaaaaggagtcaGTGAAGAGGTGAAACCATGGCTCTCAGGAAGCTTGCAATCCAGTTGGGGCACAGGACTCTATCCCTACactgtcttcctccttctctaactGATCACACGTTGATGA includes:
- the LOC106979443 gene encoding cytochrome P450 1A1, coding for MMLSVFGLSVPISATELLLASFVFCLVFWVVRAWQPRVPKGLKNPPGPWGWPLLGHVLTLGKNPHLVLARLSQRYGDVLQIRIGSTPVLVLSGLDTIRQALVRQGDDFKGRPDLYSFTLISEGQSMTFSPDSGPVWAARRRLAQNALKSFSIASDPASSSSCYLEDHVSKEAEYLIGKFQELMAKVGHFDPYRYVVVSVANVICAMCFGRRYDHDDQELLSLVNLSNEFGDGAASGNPVDFFPILRYLPNPALDFFKDVNEKFSIFMHKMVKEHYKTFEKGHIRDITDSLIEHCQDKRLDENANIQLSDEKIVNVVSDLFGAGFDTVTTAISWCLMYLVTSPNVQEKIQKELDTVIGRERQPRLSDRLQLPYMEAFILEIFRHTSFVPFTIPHSTTKDTSLSGFYIPKERCVFVNQWQINHDQKLWGDPSEFRPERFLTPDGTINKALSEKVILFGLGKRKCIGETIARLEVFLFLAILLQQVEFSVPQGTKVDMTPIYGLTMKHARCEHFQVRMRT